One segment of Clostridia bacterium DNA contains the following:
- the whiA gene encoding DNA-binding protein WhiA, translated as MSNMPNNMSFSQIAKNDIIKKTIDESYALIELSAIIHTAGSIVISRGNLSVEIVSENENLSLRIEKILNTLYGINTLTVDNILIGKQVYKTIIPQEVAQNVLQDCGIIGYNFEGELEITKGIDRYLIMDDPGKYAYVRGAFLGGGYIAKAKGYRLEFVFSNSTLASDFQKLLSNLGIISKNILRKSKYVLYLSSSENICNLLAGIGADKAVLDIYNELAQRSVRNVANRTANCINANIDKAVYNAVKQTEAIAYIEATKGLDFLPQKLREAAQARKNNPSATLQEMAEKLNLSKSGLNHRMSKIIEISNKLVEGNDADKRSHR; from the coding sequence ATGTCAAATATGCCTAATAATATGAGCTTTTCTCAAATAGCCAAAAATGATATTATAAAAAAGACAATAGATGAAAGTTATGCTCTTATAGAGCTATCGGCAATTATTCATACTGCAGGCAGTATTGTTATTTCAAGAGGCAATCTAAGCGTAGAAATAGTAAGTGAAAACGAAAATCTTAGTTTGAGAATAGAAAAAATTCTTAATACTCTTTATGGAATTAATACACTAACGGTAGATAATATTCTTATAGGAAAACAGGTTTACAAAACAATTATTCCGCAAGAAGTTGCTCAAAATGTTTTACAGGATTGTGGAATAATAGGATATAATTTTGAAGGCGAACTTGAAATAACCAAAGGTATTGACCGCTATCTGATCATGGATGATCCAGGCAAATATGCTTATGTCCGCGGTGCATTTTTAGGCGGCGGATACATAGCAAAAGCAAAAGGTTATAGACTAGAGTTTGTTTTTTCAAATTCAACTTTGGCGTCTGACTTTCAAAAATTGTTAAGTAATTTGGGTATAATTTCCAAAAACATATTGCGAAAATCAAAATATGTATTATACTTAAGTAGTAGTGAAAATATATGTAATCTTTTGGCTGGCATAGGAGCAGATAAAGCTGTTTTGGACATATATAATGAGCTTGCACAACGATCAGTTAGAAATGTAGCCAATCGTACAGCCAATTGTATTAACGCCAATATTGACAAAGCTGTATATAATGCCGTCAAGCAAACTGAAGCAATAGCATATATAGAAGCTACAAAAGGATTGGATTTTTTACCTCAAAAGCTAAGAGAAGCAGCTCAGGCAAGAAAAAACAATCCTTCTGCGACATTGCAGGAAATGGCAGAAAAGTTAAATTTATCAAAAAGCGGATTGAATCATCGAATGTCAAAAATAATTGAAATATCTAACAAATTAGTGGAGGGCAATGATGCCGATAAAAGAAGTCACCGTTAA
- a CDS encoding HPr family phosphocarrier protein, translating into MPIKEVTVKKTGGLLNKDAAQLVQRAMRYESDISFSQKFKKINAKSIMGVISLGLKYGDKVVISAKGNDAEQAIEDIAEILEKE; encoded by the coding sequence ATGCCGATAAAAGAAGTCACCGTTAAAAAAACAGGCGGATTACTAAATAAGGATGCAGCTCAATTAGTTCAAAGAGCTATGCGCTACGAAAGTGATATTTCTTTTTCGCAAAAGTTCAAAAAAATTAATGCCAAAAGTATTATGGGTGTGATTTCGCTTGGGCTGAAATACGGAGACAAAGTTGTTATTTCCGCTAAGGGTAATGATGCCGAACAGGCAATAGAAGATATCGCAGAAATTCTTGAAAAAGAATAA
- a CDS encoding DNA polymerase III subunit alpha, which yields MEFVDIKVNNGIIIPMKQFVHLHVHTEYSLLDGAIRLDELFQRCAELNMPAIAMTDHGNMFATCKFDAAAVNFTEGGKGDVEAFHKAGKKYNVKPIFGCEFYVAPDMHKKESNNGKIPKFNHLVLLAKDEEGYANLVKLNSLAYTEGLYYKPRIDNELLKKHSKGLVCLSACIAGAIPQALLNGNVQEAERIALMYKEMFGRDDFYIELQNHGIDKQIMVLPQLIDLARRLDIKLVATNDCHYLRKKDAEMQSVLQCISFREVLDNRTGGEDGDYFPTQEFYLKSYDEMHELFGYVEEALDNTLEIAEKCNMRLQYRKSLLPNFVPPDNKQPYEYLRELTYNGLKKKYKTLTDKIIQRAEYELDIIHRLGFVEYYLIVWDFIHYAESQGIPVGPGRGSGVGSIVAYATGITKVEPLQYNLLFERFLNEERVSMPDFDVDFCFERRGEVIDYVVKKYGAQNVSQIVTFGTLAMKAAIKDVARVYGEPYSLSDRITKTIGMVDKKAKLKDLVGLGKNDFINPDLKAMYESDPSVKKIIDMAIRIEGMPRQTGMHAAGVVICKDVISDHVPLQMSGTDITTQFDMIEVEKLGLLKMDFLGLRTLTDISKAIELIKQTKGIEIDFYNMEYNDPNVYKLISDGDTHAVFQLEGEGMKNFMRSLKPTCLEDIIAGISIFRPGPMKFKDQYVEGKNNPASIKYDHPLLEPILKVTYGVIVYQEQVMQIVRSLAGYSLGRADIVRRMMAKKKESEMKKEIQIFLHGDPNNPNIVGAVKNGVPEDVAVKIFNKILDFAAYAFNKSHAAAYAYLAYQTAYLKCYHKVEYITAVLNNRITNIDEIKNYLMYLKECNIKVLQPDINNSQTMFSVENGNVRIGLAAIKNVGIKAIESIIQEREKNGKFVNFNDFIKRVDSSVLNKKLLESLILAGAFDCLGAYRSQLMGIYESLIERTAQEKKMRETGQMSLFDMMGSKTEEDELPKVNEYTLKEKLAKEKEVLGVYITAHPLDEYREKLLTFGFSSRTLEDTSIDEEGTVHYVAVTDKMKVECGGIIVEAGKILTKKTNQEIGTLRLEDLYGTLEILVGTRNYKQLKPKMIQDTMVTIKGTLSVREGEKPVIWADDIIPWTENTFTAQANVTHKLYLRMNVKLDSDGDPDYPDELMNIIYAHMGDSPVIVMDAKTRQTYRMPVNVNVHNGLLVELLAVLPADDIRLVTKS from the coding sequence TTGGAATTTGTTGACATAAAAGTCAATAATGGTATCATAATACCTATGAAACAATTTGTCCATTTACATGTACATACCGAATACAGCTTGCTTGACGGTGCTATAAGACTTGATGAGTTATTTCAAAGATGCGCCGAACTCAATATGCCTGCGATTGCAATGACAGACCATGGCAATATGTTTGCAACGTGCAAATTTGACGCTGCGGCTGTTAATTTTACAGAAGGCGGAAAAGGCGATGTTGAGGCTTTTCACAAGGCTGGAAAGAAATATAATGTTAAGCCTATCTTTGGATGCGAATTTTATGTAGCACCTGATATGCACAAAAAAGAAAGCAACAACGGCAAAATCCCAAAATTTAACCACCTTGTGTTGCTTGCAAAAGACGAGGAAGGTTATGCAAATCTAGTTAAACTCAATTCTTTAGCATATACTGAAGGCTTATATTACAAACCCCGTATAGACAATGAACTGTTAAAAAAACATTCAAAAGGCTTGGTATGTCTTTCTGCTTGTATTGCAGGAGCTATTCCACAGGCTTTGCTTAACGGAAATGTTCAAGAAGCAGAAAGAATCGCCCTTATGTATAAAGAAATGTTTGGTAGGGACGACTTTTATATCGAGCTTCAAAACCATGGAATAGACAAGCAAATTATGGTGCTTCCCCAACTTATTGATCTAGCAAGGAGACTGGATATTAAGTTGGTTGCTACTAATGACTGTCATTATCTAAGAAAAAAAGACGCCGAAATGCAGAGCGTTTTGCAATGCATTTCATTTAGAGAAGTGCTTGACAATCGTACCGGTGGTGAAGACGGCGATTATTTTCCTACCCAAGAATTTTATTTAAAAAGCTATGATGAGATGCACGAGCTTTTTGGGTATGTGGAAGAGGCGTTAGACAATACTCTTGAAATTGCCGAAAAGTGCAATATGCGGCTTCAATATAGAAAATCGTTGTTGCCTAATTTTGTCCCTCCTGATAACAAACAGCCTTACGAGTATTTAAGAGAACTTACATATAACGGACTTAAGAAAAAATATAAGACTTTGACAGATAAGATAATTCAAAGAGCCGAATATGAACTTGATATAATCCATAGATTAGGTTTCGTTGAATATTATCTGATTGTTTGGGATTTTATACACTATGCCGAAAGCCAAGGCATTCCAGTAGGTCCAGGCAGAGGAAGCGGTGTAGGCAGTATAGTCGCATACGCTACGGGTATCACAAAAGTAGAGCCTTTGCAATATAATCTGCTGTTTGAAAGATTTTTGAATGAAGAAAGAGTATCCATGCCTGACTTTGACGTGGACTTTTGCTTTGAACGCCGCGGCGAAGTTATTGATTATGTTGTTAAAAAGTATGGCGCCCAAAACGTTTCTCAGATAGTTACTTTTGGAACATTGGCTATGAAAGCAGCCATAAAAGACGTTGCGCGTGTTTATGGCGAGCCGTATAGTTTGTCTGATAGAATCACTAAAACCATAGGCATGGTAGATAAAAAAGCCAAACTAAAAGATTTGGTTGGACTGGGCAAAAATGACTTTATCAATCCTGATCTAAAAGCCATGTATGAAAGTGATCCTTCTGTAAAGAAAATTATTGATATGGCTATCAGAATAGAAGGTATGCCTCGTCAGACAGGCATGCATGCTGCAGGCGTGGTTATTTGTAAAGATGTTATAAGCGACCATGTACCTTTGCAAATGAGCGGTACAGATATAACAACCCAATTTGATATGATAGAAGTTGAAAAACTTGGACTTCTAAAGATGGACTTTTTGGGGTTGAGAACGCTTACCGATATTTCAAAAGCTATTGAACTTATTAAGCAAACCAAGGGTATAGAAATAGATTTCTATAACATGGAATATAACGATCCTAATGTATATAAGCTTATAAGCGATGGCGATACGCACGCTGTGTTCCAGCTAGAAGGTGAAGGCATGAAGAACTTTATGAGAAGTCTAAAGCCGACCTGTCTAGAAGATATTATCGCTGGTATTTCAATATTCCGTCCTGGTCCTATGAAGTTTAAAGACCAATATGTCGAAGGTAAAAATAATCCAGCCAGCATAAAATACGATCATCCTTTACTAGAACCTATTTTGAAGGTTACTTACGGCGTTATCGTATATCAAGAACAGGTTATGCAGATTGTTAGAAGCCTTGCCGGATACTCTCTTGGTCGAGCTGATATCGTGCGTCGTATGATGGCCAAGAAAAAAGAATCCGAAATGAAAAAAGAGATTCAAATCTTTTTACACGGCGATCCTAATAACCCTAATATTGTAGGTGCAGTAAAAAACGGCGTGCCAGAAGATGTTGCGGTCAAAATATTTAACAAAATATTGGACTTTGCAGCGTATGCGTTTAATAAGTCGCATGCTGCAGCTTATGCATATCTTGCATATCAAACAGCATATTTGAAATGCTATCACAAAGTAGAATATATTACCGCTGTTCTTAATAACCGAATAACCAATATAGACGAAATAAAAAACTATCTTATGTACTTAAAAGAATGCAATATAAAAGTATTGCAGCCTGATATCAACAATTCTCAGACAATGTTTTCGGTGGAAAACGGAAATGTCAGAATAGGACTTGCAGCGATAAAAAATGTAGGTATCAAAGCTATTGAAAGCATAATACAAGAGCGTGAAAAAAACGGCAAGTTTGTTAATTTCAACGATTTCATAAAAAGAGTGGATAGTTCGGTTCTTAACAAAAAACTGCTGGAAAGTTTGATTTTGGCAGGAGCATTTGACTGCTTGGGTGCATATCGCAGTCAATTAATGGGCATATATGAAAGTCTAATTGAGCGTACTGCCCAAGAAAAGAAAATGAGAGAAACAGGTCAAATGTCCCTGTTCGATATGATGGGCTCAAAAACTGAAGAAGATGAATTACCTAAAGTAAACGAATACACACTAAAGGAAAAATTAGCTAAAGAAAAAGAGGTCTTGGGCGTTTATATTACAGCACATCCTTTGGATGAATATAGAGAAAAGCTCCTGACTTTTGGCTTTTCTTCAAGAACGCTAGAAGACACATCAATCGATGAAGAAGGTACTGTTCATTATGTAGCCGTAACAGACAAGATGAAAGTTGAGTGCGGTGGTATAATTGTTGAAGCAGGGAAAATATTAACAAAAAAGACCAATCAAGAAATCGGCACTTTAAGGCTGGAAGATTTGTACGGCACATTGGAAATTTTAGTAGGGACTAGAAATTATAAACAACTAAAGCCCAAAATGATTCAAGATACTATGGTAACGATAAAAGGTACCTTGTCAGTTAGAGAAGGCGAAAAGCCTGTAATTTGGGCAGACGATATAATTCCTTGGACAGAAAACACTTTTACCGCCCAAGCCAATGTCACTCATAAATTATATCTTAGAATGAATGTCAAACTAGATTCCGATGGCGATCCTGATTATCCAGATGAGCTTATGAATATAATATATGCACATATGGGCGATAGTCCAGTCATTGTAATGGATGCCAAAACAAGACAAACCTATCGCATGCCTGTCAATGTAAATGTTCATAATGGCTTATTAGTGGAATTGCTGGCAGTATTGCCTGCTGATGATATTAGACTTGTTACAAAGTCATAA
- the mtrB gene encoding trp RNA-binding attenuation protein MtrB: protein MMFKGEADSYIVIKALNDDVSIIGLSRGDETRPQHTEKLGSGEVMIAQFTEKISAIKIKGNAEIYTAYGIIKSESKNTKHL, encoded by the coding sequence ATGATGTTCAAAGGTGAGGCTGATTCATATATCGTTATAAAAGCACTTAATGACGATGTCAGTATTATCGGCTTATCACGCGGCGACGAAACCAGACCGCAGCACACCGAAAAACTGGGCAGCGGGGAAGTAATGATTGCGCAATTTACCGAAAAAATTTCGGCAATCAAGATCAAAGGCAATGCCGAAATCTATACTGCATACGGAATTATTAAAAGCGAATCAAAAAATACTAAGCATTTATAA
- the pfkA gene encoding 6-phosphofructokinase: MKRIGIMTSGGDAPGMNAAIRAAVRYGIYLGMEVFGIERGYTGLINDTIQPLNMRSVSDIIQRGGTILKTARCPEFKEKAGQDKAIEVIKKRGLEGIIVIGGDGSFMGAKILSERGIPTIGIPGTIDNDLPYTDFTLGFDTACNTALDAINKLRDTMTSHERISIVEVMGRHCGDIALYAGIAGGAEMILVPEKPFTIESICENLIHNYDSGKKSGIIVLAEGAGHAEVLAKELSERTNFVVKATVLGHIQRGGAPSMVDRILGTRCGVHAVELLNKGIGNRVVGIRNNKIIDMDIIEAVSMKRNFDEELYKIAQIVSL; encoded by the coding sequence ATGAAAAGAATTGGTATAATGACAAGCGGCGGCGATGCGCCGGGAATGAATGCTGCAATAAGAGCAGCGGTAAGATATGGAATATATCTGGGCATGGAAGTATTTGGAATTGAGAGGGGCTATACCGGACTTATCAATGATACAATCCAACCGCTCAATATGAGAAGCGTGTCTGATATAATTCAGCGCGGTGGTACTATACTTAAGACCGCAAGATGCCCTGAATTCAAAGAAAAAGCAGGTCAGGACAAAGCGATCGAAGTTATCAAGAAAAGAGGCTTGGAAGGCATTATTGTTATCGGGGGAGACGGTTCATTTATGGGCGCTAAGATTTTGTCCGAACGCGGAATCCCGACAATAGGCATTCCTGGTACTATTGACAATGACTTGCCCTATACTGATTTTACTTTGGGCTTTGATACGGCTTGCAACACAGCACTAGACGCTATCAACAAACTTCGTGACACTATGACCTCTCATGAACGTATTAGCATTGTCGAAGTTATGGGCAGACATTGCGGAGATATAGCTTTGTATGCGGGTATAGCAGGCGGTGCCGAAATGATTTTGGTACCTGAAAAGCCGTTCACAATAGAAAGCATTTGTGAAAATCTTATTCATAACTATGATTCAGGCAAGAAGTCAGGCATTATTGTTTTGGCTGAAGGTGCTGGTCATGCAGAGGTTTTGGCAAAAGAGCTTAGCGAAAGAACTAATTTCGTAGTAAAAGCAACTGTTTTAGGACATATTCAGCGCGGCGGTGCACCTTCTATGGTTGACCGTATTTTGGGTACACGTTGCGGCGTTCATGCTGTAGAGCTTCTTAATAAAGGTATTGGAAACCGCGTAGTAGGTATAAGAAATAACAAAATAATAGATATGGACATTATAGAAGCTGTATCTATGAAACGTAATTTTGATGAAGAATTGTATAAAATAGCGCAAATAGTTTCACTTTAA
- a CDS encoding DUF1540 domain-containing protein: protein MKDLKCAMKVCVYNKGYCCCADEIKVAANSECHTYTIDEGKKADTMFEIGMDETKPDYSVDTKVNCIAPCIFQKHDKCHAIGITVLAADESAECATFVLK, encoded by the coding sequence ATGAAAGATTTAAAATGTGCTATGAAAGTATGTGTATATAACAAAGGCTATTGCTGTTGCGCTGATGAAATCAAGGTCGCAGCCAATTCAGAATGTCACACTTATACAATCGACGAAGGCAAAAAAGCCGATACAATGTTTGAAATAGGAATGGATGAGACCAAACCTGATTACAGCGTGGACACTAAAGTTAATTGTATAGCACCCTGCATCTTCCAAAAGCACGACAAATGCCATGCGATAGGCATAACAGTTTTAGCAGCAGACGAAAGCGCCGAATGCGCAACATTTGTTTTGAAATAA
- the rplI gene encoding 50S ribosomal protein L9, translating to MKVILLKDVPTQGKAGELLDVSDGYARNYLIKNKLAIEATPAKINEINQKKEAEARRRAKERAEALEKAELIRKAHITLKVKCGANGKVFGSIQSANIADELKKQGIEVDRKKIVLPQPIKTAGEYEVEIRPYPEIVAKLKVSVLEDK from the coding sequence ATGAAAGTAATATTATTAAAAGATGTACCTACTCAAGGAAAAGCTGGAGAGCTTTTGGATGTCAGCGATGGCTATGCCAGAAACTATCTTATAAAAAACAAGCTTGCAATAGAAGCAACCCCTGCCAAAATCAATGAGATTAATCAAAAGAAAGAAGCAGAAGCGCGCAGGCGTGCCAAAGAACGTGCTGAGGCGCTTGAAAAAGCTGAATTAATTAGAAAAGCCCATATAACACTAAAGGTTAAATGCGGAGCCAACGGCAAAGTTTTTGGTTCGATTCAATCCGCTAATATTGCTGATGAACTCAAAAAACAAGGCATAGAAGTTGACCGCAAGAAAATAGTTCTGCCTCAGCCTATAAAAACAGCAGGAGAATACGAAGTGGAAATAAGACCTTATCCCGAGATCGTTGCCAAACTGAAGGTAAGCGTATTAGAGGATAAGTAA
- a CDS encoding SLC13 family permease, whose product MFQTLAVSCVTCIGIILSILFFPNIKIKKFSIATYWLIALLGAFVLILIKSVEFGNVIKALTNNSSSINPIKILVLFISMSILSIYLDSLGFFEYMANIAVKRSSGSQYKLFIYLYLIVSVLTIFTSNDIIILTFTPFICIFARQTKINPLPFLFLVFVAANTWSLFLIVGNPTNIYLATFLNVSFFDYLKVMFLPAILSGLTSFLCLFLIFRKSLKKPIQAVQTQTVIQDKFLLTIGIVHLAGCIILIAISSYIKIEMWLICLFSVISLFLITLIYKAIKRSKPKELLVCLKKAPWELIPFILSMFVIVLSLNNAGVLNIIASYLSKGVTEINFGVASYLASNVINNIPMSIMFGDILTHLSQETLLKGLYAAVIGSNLGTILTPIGALAGIMWTNILNRYGIKFRFIDFVKYGIIISVPTLAMSIFGLWIML is encoded by the coding sequence ATGTTTCAGACTTTAGCAGTTTCATGTGTAACTTGTATCGGCATTATATTGTCGATTTTATTTTTTCCAAATATAAAAATTAAGAAGTTTAGCATTGCTACTTATTGGTTAATAGCCCTTTTAGGAGCTTTTGTTTTGATTTTAATTAAAAGTGTAGAATTTGGCAATGTCATAAAAGCACTTACCAATAATTCAAGCAGCATTAACCCGATAAAAATTCTCGTACTGTTTATATCAATGTCCATTTTGTCCATATATTTGGATAGTTTGGGATTTTTTGAATATATGGCTAATATTGCGGTAAAGAGATCTAGCGGAAGTCAATATAAGCTGTTTATATATTTGTATCTGATAGTTTCTGTTCTTACTATCTTCACTTCCAACGACATAATAATCTTGACCTTTACACCGTTTATATGCATTTTTGCTCGTCAGACCAAAATCAATCCCTTGCCGTTTTTGTTTTTGGTATTTGTAGCGGCCAATACCTGGAGCTTGTTTTTGATCGTGGGTAATCCGACCAATATATATCTTGCAACATTTTTGAATGTCAGTTTTTTTGATTATCTAAAGGTAATGTTTTTGCCTGCAATTTTATCAGGTCTAACGTCATTTTTATGCTTGTTTTTGATTTTTAGAAAATCATTAAAAAAGCCTATTCAAGCTGTTCAAACACAAACAGTTATTCAAGACAAGTTTCTGCTTACAATAGGCATCGTACATCTTGCTGGCTGCATTATTTTGATTGCAATATCTTCTTATATAAAAATAGAAATGTGGCTAATATGCTTATTTAGTGTAATCAGTCTGTTTTTGATTACTTTGATCTACAAAGCAATTAAAAGATCTAAGCCAAAAGAACTGTTAGTTTGTCTAAAAAAAGCGCCTTGGGAGCTTATACCTTTTATACTGTCTATGTTTGTAATCGTGCTGTCCTTAAACAATGCTGGGGTTCTTAATATAATAGCTTCTTATTTGTCTAAAGGTGTTACAGAAATTAATTTTGGAGTTGCTTCTTATTTAGCGTCCAATGTCATAAACAATATACCTATGAGTATAATGTTTGGGGACATCTTGACGCATTTATCTCAAGAAACATTATTAAAAGGCTTGTATGCCGCCGTAATCGGTTCTAATCTAGGCACTATACTTACTCCTATTGGAGCCTTGGCAGGCATTATGTGGACAAATATACTCAATCGTTACGGTATAAAATTTAGGTTTATAGACTTTGTTAAATACGGAATTATTATATCCGTTCCTACACTTGCTATGTCCATATTTGGACTATGGATAATGCTATAA